The following coding sequences are from one Enterococcus sp. 4G2_DIV0659 window:
- the infA gene encoding translation initiation factor IF-1 — protein sequence MAKEDMIEVEGTVVETLPNAMFKVELENGHQVLATVSGKIRMHYIRILPGDKVTVELSPYDLTRGRITYRFK from the coding sequence AAGTCGAAGGTACAGTCGTCGAAACTTTGCCGAATGCAATGTTTAAAGTTGAACTAGAAAATGGACACCAAGTTCTTGCAACTGTTTCCGGTAAAATCCGTATGCACTATATTCGAATTTTACCTGGGGATAAAGTGACTGTAGAGTTATCTCCATATGATTTAACTCGTGGTCGAATCACTTATCGCTTTAAATAA
- the rpmJ gene encoding 50S ribosomal protein L36, whose protein sequence is MKVRPSVKPMCEHCKVIRRKGRVMVICPANPKHKQRQG, encoded by the coding sequence ATGAAAGTAAGACCATCAGTAAAACCAATGTGTGAACATTGTAAAGTAATTCGCCGTAAAGGACGTGTTATGGTCATTTGCCCAGCAAATCCAAAACATAAACAACGTCAAGGATAA
- the rpsM gene encoding 30S ribosomal protein S13 yields the protein MARIAGVDIPRDKRVVISLTYIFGIGNTTAKQVLANVGVSEDIRVRDLTNDQTDAIRAEIDKLKVEGDLRREVNLNIKRLMEIGSYRGIRHRRGLPTRGQNTKNNARTRKGPARTVAGKKK from the coding sequence ATGGCTCGTATTGCAGGAGTAGACATCCCTCGTGATAAACGTGTAGTAATTTCCCTTACTTATATTTTTGGTATTGGTAACACTACTGCTAAACAAGTATTAGCAAACGTTGGCGTATCTGAAGATATTCGTGTTCGTGATTTAACGAATGATCAAACAGATGCTATCCGTGCGGAAATTGATAAGTTAAAAGTTGAAGGTGATCTTCGTCGTGAAGTGAACTTGAACATCAAGCGTTTGATGGAAATCGGTTCATACCGTGGAATCCGTCACCGTCGTGGATTACCAACTCGTGGACAAAACACGAAAAATAATGCACGTACTCGTAAAGGCCCAGCTCGTACTGTAGCAGGCAAGAAAAAATAA
- the rpsK gene encoding 30S ribosomal protein S11, whose product MAAKKVSRKRRVKKNIETGIAHIHSTFNNTIVMITDSHGNALAWSSAGSLGFKGSKKSTPFAAQMAAEAATKAAQEHGLKTVDVTVKGPGSGREAAIRSLQATGLEVTAIRDVTPVPHNGCRPPKRRRV is encoded by the coding sequence ATGGCAGCAAAAAAAGTTAGTCGTAAACGCCGTGTGAAAAAGAATATAGAAACTGGGATTGCACATATCCATTCTACATTCAACAATACAATTGTAATGATCACTGACAGTCATGGTAATGCATTAGCATGGTCATCTGCAGGTTCATTAGGTTTTAAAGGAAGTAAAAAATCAACACCGTTTGCAGCTCAAATGGCCGCAGAAGCTGCAACTAAAGCAGCACAAGAACACGGACTTAAAACTGTTGATGTAACAGTTAAAGGACCAGGTTCTGGACGTGAAGCAGCGATTCGTTCATTGCAAGCAACAGGTTTAGAAGTGACTGCAATTCGTGACGTGACTCCAGTTCCTCATAATGGATGCCGCCCTCCAAAACGCCGTCGTGTTTAA
- a CDS encoding DNA-directed RNA polymerase subunit alpha: protein MIEFEKPRIEKIDENRDYGKFVVEPLERGYGTTLGNSLRRILLSSLPGAAITNIQIDGVLHEFSTIKGVREDVTQIILNIKGLALKLYAEEEKTLEIDITGPATVTAGDIIVDSDVEILNKDLIICSVSEGATFHARLTVKPGRGYVQADENKKEDMPIGVLPVDSIYTPVRRVNYQVENTRVGRRDDFDKLTMEIWTDGSIIPQEALSLAAKIMTEHLDIFVNLTDEAKNAEIMVEKEETQKEKMLEMTIEELDLSVRSYNCLKRAGINTVQELTNKSEPEMIKVRNLGRKSLEEVKLKLHDLGLGLRKDD, encoded by the coding sequence ATGATTGAATTTGAAAAACCAAGAATCGAAAAAATTGATGAGAATAGAGATTATGGCAAGTTCGTCGTTGAACCACTGGAAAGAGGTTACGGGACTACTTTAGGTAATTCTCTACGTCGTATTTTATTATCTTCTCTGCCGGGAGCGGCTATTACAAATATTCAGATCGATGGTGTGTTGCATGAATTCTCTACCATTAAAGGTGTGAGAGAAGACGTAACTCAAATTATTTTGAATATTAAAGGTTTAGCTCTTAAGCTTTATGCAGAAGAAGAAAAAACCCTTGAGATCGATATTACAGGACCTGCTACAGTAACTGCTGGCGATATTATCGTTGACAGCGATGTTGAGATCTTGAATAAAGATTTAATTATCTGTAGTGTCTCTGAAGGAGCTACTTTCCATGCTCGCTTAACAGTGAAACCTGGTCGTGGCTATGTTCAAGCAGACGAAAACAAAAAGGAAGATATGCCAATTGGTGTTCTCCCTGTTGATTCCATCTATACACCAGTTCGCCGTGTAAACTACCAAGTAGAAAACACTCGTGTTGGTCGTCGTGATGACTTTGACAAATTAACAATGGAAATATGGACTGATGGTTCAATCATTCCTCAAGAAGCCCTTAGCTTAGCTGCTAAGATCATGACGGAGCATTTAGACATCTTTGTTAACCTTACTGATGAAGCGAAAAACGCTGAAATCATGGTTGAAAAAGAAGAAACACAAAAAGAAAAAATGCTAGAAATGACCATCGAAGAACTAGACTTGTCTGTTCGTTCATACAACTGTTTAAAACGTGCAGGTATTAACACTGTACAAGAACTTACAAATAAATCTGAACCAGAAATGATCAAAGTACGTAATTTAGGTCGTAAATCTCTTGAAGAGGTTAAACTAAAATTACATGATTTAGGTTTAGGCTTACGTAAAGACGATTAA
- the rplQ gene encoding 50S ribosomal protein L17: MGYRKLGRTSSQRKAMLRDLTTDLIINERIVTTEARAKEIRSTTEKMITLGKRGDLHARRQAATFVRNEVASVREEDEKIVVESALQKLFNDLAPRYAERQGGYTRILKTEPRRGDAAPMVIIEFVK, from the coding sequence GTGGGTTATCGTAAATTAGGACGCACATCAAGCCAACGTAAGGCAATGTTGCGTGACTTAACTACTGATTTAATTATCAATGAACGTATTGTTACGACTGAAGCTCGTGCGAAAGAAATCCGTTCAACTACAGAAAAAATGATTACTTTAGGCAAACGTGGAGATCTTCATGCCCGTCGTCAAGCAGCTACTTTTGTACGTAACGAAGTTGCTAGCGTACGTGAAGAAGACGAAAAAATCGTTGTTGAATCAGCTTTACAAAAATTATTCAACGATCTTGCACCTCGTTACGCAGAACGCCAAGGTGGTTACACTCGTATCTTGAAGACAGAACCAAGACGCGGAGATGCAGCACCAATGGTAATTATTGAATTTGTTAAATAA
- a CDS encoding M20 family metallopeptidase, whose protein sequence is MKQLKKLIQTYKQEMIDFRRDLHQHPELQFEEFRTTEKVAEALDQMGISYHKTDPTGIIAELVGGKPGKTVALRADMDALPVQELNDELSYKSLEDGKMHACGHDAHTAMLLTAARALKDVQSEIKGTVRFIFQPSEENAQGAKAMVAQGAVEGVDDVFGIHIWSQMPSGTASCVVGSSFASADIFSIDFKGRGGHGAMPDACVDAAVIASSFVMNVQTVVSRETNPLDPVVVTVGKMDVGTRFNVIAENARLEGTVRCFSIETRDRVQKALQRYADQTAAMYGGTAKVEYNYGTVPVINDEVDALFAQEIIKENFGEVALIQEPPTTGGEDFSYFTENTPGCFALVGCGNPDKDTQWAHHHGRFNVDEDAMEVGAELYAQYAFEYLNQ, encoded by the coding sequence ATGAAACAATTAAAGAAACTAATCCAAACGTATAAACAAGAAATGATCGACTTTAGAAGAGATTTGCATCAGCATCCAGAATTGCAATTTGAAGAGTTTAGAACGACAGAAAAAGTTGCAGAGGCACTCGATCAGATGGGGATTTCCTATCACAAAACAGATCCGACAGGAATTATAGCTGAATTAGTTGGTGGAAAGCCTGGAAAAACCGTTGCTTTGAGAGCAGATATGGATGCTTTGCCTGTTCAAGAGCTGAATGATGAATTATCTTATAAGTCATTAGAAGATGGCAAAATGCACGCATGTGGACATGACGCACATACAGCAATGCTTTTAACTGCAGCAAGAGCGCTAAAAGATGTTCAATCTGAAATTAAAGGAACAGTGCGTTTTATTTTCCAGCCATCAGAGGAAAATGCACAAGGTGCGAAAGCAATGGTGGCACAAGGAGCTGTGGAAGGCGTTGATGATGTTTTTGGTATTCACATTTGGTCACAAATGCCTTCTGGTACTGCCTCTTGTGTGGTTGGTTCATCCTTTGCATCGGCAGATATTTTTTCAATTGATTTTAAAGGTCGTGGCGGTCATGGTGCAATGCCAGATGCTTGTGTGGATGCTGCAGTCATTGCTTCGTCATTTGTGATGAATGTCCAAACCGTTGTTTCTAGAGAAACAAACCCGCTTGATCCAGTTGTGGTGACAGTTGGGAAAATGGATGTTGGTACGCGTTTTAATGTTATTGCTGAAAATGCTCGTTTGGAAGGAACTGTTCGTTGTTTTAGTATAGAAACTCGTGATCGTGTTCAAAAGGCGTTACAGCGTTATGCTGATCAAACAGCAGCAATGTATGGTGGAACAGCTAAGGTTGAGTACAATTATGGCACTGTACCAGTGATCAACGATGAAGTAGATGCGCTATTTGCCCAAGAAATTATCAAAGAAAATTTTGGCGAAGTAGCATTGATTCAAGAACCACCAACAACAGGTGGAGAAGACTTTAGCTATTTTACAGAAAATACACCTGGATGTTTCGCATTAGTCGGCTGTGGAAATCCAGATAAAGACACACAATGGGCACATCACCATGGACGCTTCAATGTGGATGAAGATGCAATGGAGGTTGGGGCAGAATTATATGCTCAATATGCTTTTGAGTATTTAAATCAATAG
- a CDS encoding energy-coupling factor ABC transporter ATP-binding protein, which yields MQPIIELKNINFNYQAEDASPALKDVSFSIQQGEWIAIIGHNGSGKSTLAKTINGLLLPANGSIFVGGKELNEANVWDIRKMVGMVFQNPDNQFVGSTVEDDVAFGLENQGIPREEMVLRVKDALEKVRMDSFATREPARLSGGQKQRVAIAGVVALRPDIIILDEATSMLDPEGREEVIATIQKIKEESNLTVISITHDIDEAANANRILVMKQGELVGEGTPEEIFSAGTDLIQMGLDLPFPEKLKIALKERGLDIPRDYLTEERMVEWLWTSVLNK from the coding sequence ATGCAACCGATAATTGAATTAAAAAATATCAATTTTAACTACCAAGCTGAAGATGCTTCTCCCGCTTTGAAAGATGTCTCTTTTTCCATCCAACAAGGTGAGTGGATTGCCATTATTGGACATAACGGATCAGGGAAATCAACATTAGCCAAAACGATTAATGGTCTGTTATTACCGGCTAATGGCAGTATTTTTGTTGGTGGCAAAGAGCTGAATGAAGCAAATGTTTGGGATATTCGTAAGATGGTAGGCATGGTTTTTCAAAATCCCGATAACCAATTCGTAGGATCCACAGTAGAAGATGATGTAGCTTTTGGGTTGGAAAATCAAGGAATTCCGCGAGAAGAAATGGTTTTAAGAGTAAAAGATGCATTAGAAAAAGTGAGAATGGATTCTTTTGCTACTCGTGAACCCGCTCGTCTATCAGGCGGACAAAAACAACGTGTAGCAATCGCAGGTGTTGTGGCATTGCGCCCAGATATTATTATTTTAGATGAAGCAACGAGTATGCTGGATCCAGAAGGACGGGAAGAGGTCATTGCTACGATTCAAAAAATCAAAGAAGAGAGTAATTTGACTGTGATCTCGATTACTCATGATATTGATGAAGCAGCCAATGCAAATCGAATTTTAGTGATGAAACAAGGCGAATTAGTTGGCGAAGGAACACCAGAAGAGATTTTTTCAGCTGGAACAGATCTAATTCAAATGGGGTTAGATTTACCTTTCCCAGAAAAATTAAAAATCGCATTAAAGGAACGAGGACTCGACATACCGAGGGACTATTTGACTGAAGAAAGGATGGTAGAGTGGTTATGGACATCCGTTTTGAACAAGTAG
- a CDS encoding energy-coupling factor ABC transporter ATP-binding protein — protein MDIRFEQVDFTYQPNTPFEQRALFDLNLTIEDGSYTAIVGHTGSGKSTLLQHLNALVKPTKGTVTIGDRVIVPETNNKNLKPIRKKVGIVFQFPEAQLFEETVAKDIAFGPKNFGVSETEAQNLAAEMLALVGLDASYLERSPFELSGGQMRRVAIAGVLAMKPEVLVLDEPTAGLDPQGRKEMMDMFQRLHEEHGLTIVLVTHLMDDVANYANHVIVLEKGAIVKSGTPQEVFQDIQWLKEKQLGVPTAASFAEKLVSKGLTFEQLPLTADALADELLKEFRKVGEDQ, from the coding sequence ATGGACATCCGTTTTGAACAAGTAGATTTCACTTATCAGCCAAACACTCCATTTGAGCAGAGAGCTTTATTTGATTTGAATTTGACGATAGAAGATGGCTCTTATACCGCCATTGTCGGTCATACAGGAAGTGGAAAGTCGACGTTACTGCAGCATTTAAATGCATTGGTGAAACCGACAAAAGGAACCGTAACAATTGGGGATCGAGTCATTGTTCCAGAAACCAATAATAAAAATCTCAAACCGATTCGTAAAAAAGTAGGCATCGTCTTTCAATTTCCAGAAGCACAGTTATTTGAAGAGACTGTAGCCAAAGATATCGCTTTTGGTCCAAAGAATTTTGGGGTATCAGAAACGGAAGCGCAAAATTTAGCAGCAGAAATGCTTGCTTTAGTAGGGTTAGATGCAAGCTATTTAGAACGTTCTCCGTTTGAATTGTCTGGGGGACAGATGCGTCGTGTGGCCATCGCAGGTGTTTTAGCAATGAAACCAGAAGTATTAGTATTGGATGAACCCACAGCAGGCTTAGATCCGCAGGGACGTAAAGAAATGATGGACATGTTTCAACGACTACACGAAGAACACGGATTGACGATTGTTCTTGTGACTCATTTAATGGATGATGTGGCGAACTATGCAAACCATGTCATTGTATTAGAAAAAGGAGCAATTGTAAAATCGGGCACACCTCAAGAAGTGTTTCAGGATATCCAATGGCTAAAAGAAAAGCAATTAGGTGTTCCGACCGCTGCATCTTTTGCAGAAAAATTAGTGAGTAAAGGACTTACCTTTGAACAGTTACCACTCACTGCAGATGCATTAGCAGATGAATTGTTAAAAGAATTCAGGAAAGTTGGTGAAGACCAATGA
- a CDS encoding energy-coupling factor transporter transmembrane component T family protein has protein sequence MMNKLIFGRYIPGTSFIHTMDPRAKLVASFYFIGIIFLANNWQSYAVLSVFTLGAIFLSKVNIRFFIRGIKPLIWLILFTVALQMLFTQGGEVYFKWGIFTLTEFGVMNGVMIFCRFVLIIFMSTLLTLTTPPLDLSDAIEYLLRPLKVLRFPVHEVSLMLSIALRFVPTLMDETEKIMNAQRARGVDFGEGNLVQKMKAVVPLLIPLFVSSFNRAEDLAIAMEARGYQGGDGRTKYRILHWHLKDTVAILVFAVLTALLIFMRS, from the coding sequence ATGATGAATAAATTGATTTTTGGTCGTTATATTCCTGGTACTTCTTTTATCCATACAATGGATCCTAGAGCTAAATTAGTGGCTAGTTTTTATTTTATCGGAATTATTTTTTTAGCGAATAATTGGCAAAGTTATGCTGTATTAAGCGTGTTTACGTTAGGTGCCATTTTCTTATCAAAAGTCAATATTCGTTTCTTTATTCGAGGAATTAAACCGCTGATTTGGTTGATTTTATTTACTGTTGCTTTGCAGATGCTATTTACCCAAGGTGGCGAAGTTTACTTTAAATGGGGGATTTTCACACTTACAGAATTTGGTGTGATGAATGGTGTGATGATTTTTTGCCGCTTTGTGTTGATTATTTTTATGTCTACATTGCTAACGCTAACCACACCCCCGCTTGATCTCTCTGATGCAATCGAATACTTATTACGTCCATTGAAAGTACTCCGCTTTCCAGTGCATGAAGTATCATTAATGTTATCTATTGCCTTGCGTTTTGTTCCAACATTGATGGATGAAACAGAAAAAATTATGAATGCTCAACGTGCTAGAGGAGTAGATTTTGGTGAGGGAAACTTAGTTCAGAAGATGAAAGCCGTGGTGCCGTTGTTGATACCATTATTTGTCAGTAGTTTTAATCGAGCAGAAGATTTGGCGATTGCAATGGAGGCTCGCGGATATCAGGGCGGGGATGGACGGACAAAGTACCGAATTCTTCATTGGCATCTTAAAGATACAGTAGCAATATTGGTGTTTGCCGTTTTGACAGCACTATTGATTTTTATGAGAAGTTAG
- the truA gene encoding tRNA pseudouridine(38-40) synthase TruA, translated as MPRYKAIIAYDGTNFNGFQTQPDARTVQGEFEKTLRKMNNGKTITIFGSGRTDAGVHAEGQVIHFDYPQTRELERMRYALDTQTPKDIAVKKVEIVSDEFHARYHVIEKTYQFRVDIGKPRSPFKRFYASYFPYPVDIEKVRRAMIDLLGTHDFTSFCASGTEVEDKVRTIYEANVETNEAEDELLFTFRGDGFLYKMIRILVGTLLKMGNGRMDETSIPEIIAAKDRNLAGPTAHPEGLYLVEVKYE; from the coding sequence ATGCCGCGTTATAAAGCGATAATTGCTTATGATGGAACAAACTTTAATGGTTTTCAAACACAACCAGATGCTAGAACCGTTCAAGGAGAGTTTGAAAAGACTTTAAGAAAAATGAACAATGGGAAAACGATCACGATTTTTGGGTCTGGACGTACAGATGCAGGTGTTCATGCTGAGGGGCAAGTCATTCATTTTGATTATCCTCAGACAAGAGAGTTAGAAAGAATGCGTTATGCACTAGACACACAAACCCCAAAAGATATTGCTGTAAAAAAGGTAGAAATAGTATCAGATGAGTTTCATGCACGGTATCATGTGATTGAAAAAACGTATCAATTTCGTGTAGATATTGGGAAGCCGAGAAGTCCATTTAAACGTTTTTATGCCAGTTATTTTCCTTATCCAGTTGATATCGAAAAAGTGAGACGTGCCATGATCGACTTGCTTGGGACGCATGATTTCACATCATTTTGCGCATCTGGTACTGAGGTAGAAGATAAAGTACGTACGATTTATGAAGCGAATGTTGAAACAAACGAAGCAGAAGACGAGTTACTTTTTACATTTCGTGGAGATGGTTTTTTATATAAAATGATTCGCATTCTAGTAGGCACATTGCTTAAGATGGGAAATGGGCGGATGGATGAAACATCAATTCCTGAAATTATTGCAGCGAAAGATCGAAACTTAGCTGGGCCTACTGCACATCCAGAAGGATTATACTTGGTTGAAGTTAAGTATGAATAA
- a CDS encoding helix-turn-helix domain-containing protein: MKEFLNKSDNNKVMVLDYLIRDSKEVLVTDIISKTKLSTSTIHHIIHSFKENTYITKENIQLNYNETGKLHSVKIEGVSMIDASFFYLEKSLLFITIKELFQTGQMNRVKICEKYFISSSTFSRVRKRLAKILESFDLSLTRENILEGEEYKIRNFYFLFFSNACSKWLFSKEAYSTLEAALKSDF, translated from the coding sequence ATGAAAGAATTTTTGAATAAATCTGATAACAATAAAGTAATGGTACTTGATTACTTAATTCGTGACTCTAAAGAAGTGTTAGTAACGGACATTATTTCTAAAACTAAGCTGTCAACTAGCACAATTCATCATATTATACACTCGTTTAAAGAAAATACATATATAACAAAAGAAAATATACAGTTAAATTATAATGAAACAGGGAAATTGCATTCTGTAAAAATTGAAGGGGTCTCTATGATAGATGCTTCTTTCTTTTATTTAGAAAAATCGCTATTGTTTATTACGATAAAAGAGCTTTTTCAAACAGGTCAAATGAATAGGGTAAAGATATGTGAAAAGTATTTTATAAGTTCTTCTACATTTTCAAGAGTAAGAAAGCGCCTGGCAAAAATTCTAGAATCCTTTGATCTTAGTTTAACTAGAGAAAATATTTTAGAAGGAGAAGAGTACAAAATTAGGAATTTCTATTTTTTGTTTTTTTCCAACGCTTGTTCTAAATGGCTCTTTTCTAAAGAAGCGTACAGTACGCTAGAGGCAGCGTTAAAGTCTGATTTTTAA
- a CDS encoding winged helix-turn-helix domain-containing protein translates to MIKIGVVILSGEMDLKNLELSSIDEMEFIEMDSNELQMFHALDGVIIIDEYQKSISKSCGLITQLRNDPKLLIWMYGKEISEVNRLIYLQLGVDGNITGTEKQELFLIVRNTVNRMKQSKKEKKELPLFKLHPQNQSVFTAEGKEISLTNLEFKALAHLCQQPGQALSYSELSQGIWGEHVEQYRPRLANVIFHIREKLEQEPNNFHVIKTVRSIGYMFVPPV, encoded by the coding sequence ATGATAAAGATAGGAGTAGTTATTCTATCTGGTGAGATGGATTTGAAAAATTTGGAGCTGTCTAGTATAGATGAGATGGAGTTTATAGAAATGGATAGCAATGAACTCCAAATGTTTCATGCTCTGGATGGAGTAATCATCATAGATGAATACCAAAAGAGCATTAGTAAAAGTTGTGGATTGATTACACAGTTAAGAAATGATCCGAAACTTTTAATATGGATGTATGGAAAAGAAATTTCTGAAGTGAACCGTCTTATTTATTTACAATTAGGTGTAGATGGCAATATTACAGGGACAGAAAAACAAGAGCTATTTTTAATCGTTCGTAACACAGTTAATCGAATGAAACAGAGTAAAAAAGAAAAGAAAGAATTGCCTTTGTTTAAATTACATCCTCAAAACCAGAGTGTATTCACAGCAGAAGGAAAAGAAATAAGTTTAACCAATCTGGAATTTAAAGCATTAGCTCATCTTTGTCAGCAACCTGGACAAGCATTAAGCTACAGTGAATTATCCCAAGGAATTTGGGGTGAACACGTTGAGCAATATCGACCACGACTTGCTAATGTTATTTTCCATATACGAGAAAAATTAGAACAAGAACCAAATAATTTTCACGTGATAAAAACAGTCAGAAGTATAGGCTATATGTTTGTTCCTCCTGTATAA